Proteins encoded by one window of Aliivibrio wodanis:
- a CDS encoding membrane protein gives MDSVTMSSIFDLFLALLNDMFFAMIPAVGFALVFNVPVKALKYCAVGGAIGHGTRFLLMHYGVPLEWATLCAATIVGMIGVHWSHRFLAHPKVFTVAALIPMIPGVFAFKAMIAVVEINHLGYSPELWALMIDNLIKTLFTIAALAIGLAMPGLLFYRRKSIV, from the coding sequence ATGGATAGCGTAACAATGAGTTCTATTTTTGATTTATTTCTAGCGTTATTAAACGACATGTTTTTTGCAATGATCCCTGCTGTAGGTTTTGCTCTGGTTTTCAATGTTCCAGTGAAAGCATTAAAGTATTGTGCCGTTGGCGGTGCTATAGGGCATGGAACTCGATTTTTGTTGATGCATTATGGCGTTCCATTAGAGTGGGCTACGCTTTGTGCTGCAACGATAGTTGGGATGATTGGAGTGCATTGGTCACATCGATTTTTGGCCCATCCAAAAGTGTTTACTGTCGCCGCATTAATTCCAATGATCCCTGGAGTCTTTGCTTTTAAAGCGATGATCGCAGTCGTCGAAATTAACCACCTTGGTTATTCTCCAGAGTTATGGGCATTGATGATCGATAATCTAATTAAAACGTTATTTACGATTGCGGCATTAGCTATTGGTCTTGCTATGCCTGGTTTACTGTTTTACCGTAGAAAGTCGATTGTTTAG
- a CDS encoding dihydrofolate reductase type 3 — protein MIAAMAKNRIIGIDNQMPWHLPADFVWFKKCTMGKPIVMGRKTYESIGRPLPGRLNIVLSRDTSLKIEGVTCVTSIDEAKQVAGDIEELMIIGGGSIYQACLSDADKLYLTFIDADIDGDTQFPDWGEGWKQTHSETYSKDEKNKYDMEFVVLEK, from the coding sequence ATGATTGCCGCAATGGCAAAGAACCGAATTATTGGTATTGATAATCAAATGCCATGGCACTTACCCGCTGATTTTGTATGGTTTAAGAAATGCACTATGGGCAAGCCAATCGTGATGGGGCGTAAAACCTATGAGTCGATTGGTCGTCCTTTACCGGGTCGTTTAAATATTGTATTAAGTCGTGATACGAGCTTGAAGATTGAAGGTGTTACTTGTGTGACTTCAATTGATGAAGCTAAACAAGTCGCTGGTGATATTGAAGAGCTAATGATCATTGGTGGTGGTTCTATCTACCAAGCATGCCTCTCTGATGCTGATAAATTGTATCTTACGTTTATCGATGCTGATATTGATGGTGACACTCAATTCCCAGATTGGGGTGAGGGATGGAAGCAGACTCATTCTGAAACGTATTCGAAAGATGAAAAGAATAAGTACGATATGGAATTTGTGGTTCTAGAAAAGTAA